A genomic stretch from Pochonia chlamydosporia 170 chromosome 4, whole genome shotgun sequence includes:
- a CDS encoding aureobasidin resistance protein Aur1 (similar to Cordyceps militaris CM01 XP_006666531.1): protein MKDLPGSAPGKPVLPSLWTENLTIAFLNRLPNRYHVGRRRARSKSKTTHPGAEDITTLRTSFNFWDGLRDLQRHKWRASDLQYIFLAGLTLFSLWIAPPAPALKFFALVGASWIFLMPATRQFFLPAVTIWVWLVYFFCSRFIPYDYRPHIWVRVLPALENVLYGANLSNILSAHKHAILDILAWLPYGIIHFGAPAVCSLLMFIFAAPGTTPVFARTFGWMSILGVTIQLVFPCTPPWYENEHGLVPAAYGMEGSPAGLARVDKIFNIDLYTTNFTNAPLPFGAFPSLHGGYAVLEALFMSHCFPQFRMFFIGYVGWIWWSTMYLSHHYAIDLVGGGLIAAGFFYSVRARYLPQRQADKITRWEYEYVEIGDRHRVADEEYGQEYFSLGLLDQRRENSSDGWTLGSSSSCSSSSGTLSPTISEDTVPGMMVMDMASNGQIWDGTAPPRDVELSEVVVVRQQQN from the exons ATGAAGGATCTTCCCGGCTCAGCTCCGGGAAAGCCGGTTCTGCCATCGTTATGGACTGAGAATCTTACCATCGCATTCCTAAATCGTCTTCCAAACCGCTACCACGTTGGCCGACGACGTGCCCggtcaaagtcaaagacaACTCACCCGGGCGCAGAAGATATCACCACCCTACGAACCTCTTTCAATTTCTGGGATGGCCTGCGGGATCTGCAACGGCACAAGTGGCGCGCATCAGACTTGCAATACATCTTTCTCGCCGGATTGACCCTCTTTTCCCTCTGGATAGCTCCTCCCGCTCCCGCTCTGAAATTTTTTGCTCTGGTCGGCGCTTCTTGGATATTTCTCATGCCGGCGACTCGACAGTTCTTCTTGCCCGCTGTGACGATATGGGTTTGGCTTGTCTACTTCTTCTGCAGTCG CTTCATCCCATACGATTACAGACCCCATATCTGGGTTCGAGTGCTCCCAGCTCTCGAGAATGTACTGTACGGCGCCAATCTGTCCAACATCCTCTCTGCCCACAAGCACGCCATTCTTGACATcctggcttggcttccaTACGGCATCATTCACTTCGGGGCTCCTGCCGTGTGCTCCCTCCTCATGTTCATCTTCGCCGCGCCTGGAACGACCCCAGTGTTCGCACGCACCTTTGGTTGGATGAGCATACTCGGTGTAACTATTCAACTCGTGTTCCCTTGCACACCGCCTTGGTACGAAAATGAACATGGTCTAGTACCAGCCGCCTACGGAATGGAAGGCTCGCCTGCTGGTCTTGCTCGCGTTGACAAGATCTTCAATATTGACCTCTATACGACCAACTTCACAAACGCACCTCTACCATTCGGCGCATTCCCTTCGCTGCATGGAGGTTACGCCGTGCTGGAAGCTCTCTTCATGAGCCACTGCTTCCCTCAGTTCCGCATGTTCTTCATTGGCTATGTCGGCTGGATCTGGTGGTCTACCATGTACCTCAGCCATCACTACGCCATTGAtcttgttggcggaggaCTTATTGCAGCTGGGTTCTTTTACTCGGTCCGAGCTCGCTACTTGCCTCAGCGCCAGGCTGACAAGATCACGCGATGGGAATACGAATATGTCGAAATCGGAGATCGCCACCGCGTTGCGGACGAGGAATACGGACAGGAATACTTCAGTCTCGGATTGCTTGATCAACGTCGAGAAAACTCGAGCGATGGTTGGACGCTAGGAAGCAGTTCCAGCTGTAGCTCTAGCAGTGGCACTCTGAGCCCAACAATCTCTGAGGACACTGTCCCAGGCATGAtggtcatggacatggcaaGTAATGGCCAAATATGGGACGGCACCGCGCCTCCCCGAGACGTCGAATTAAGCGAAGTCGTAGTTGTCCGACAACAGCAGAATTAG
- a CDS encoding calcium/calmodulin-dependent protein kinase type I (similar to Aspergillus terreus NIH2624 XP_001208904.1), giving the protein MDSQQQAQQPQIQPCRYKVGKTLGAGSYSVVKECVHIDTGRYYAAKVINKRLMAGREHMVRNEIAVLKKVSMGHQNILTLVDYFETMNNLYLVTDLALGGELFDRICRKGSYFESDAADLVRATLSAVAYLHDHGIVHRDLKPENLLFRTPEDNADLLIADFGLSRIMDEEKFHVLTTTCGTPGYMAPEIFKKTGHGKPVDLWALGVITYFLLCGYTPFDRDSDFEEMQAILNADYSFTPIEYWRGVSSHAKDFIRRCLTIDHTKRITAHEALQHPFVAAEQPTDGAGENLLPTIKKNFNARRTLHAAIDTVRAINKLREAQNLMDGARSKEPDRGASPRSQGNGNRKDDSGVSFGKEDSGYGTQIDADVVMGNTPAVPTISSVPASLQPGHQANKVIQTSKGLWSAATSNR; this is encoded by the exons ATggacagccaacagcaagcaCAGCAGCCCCAGATTCAACCTTGTAGATACAAGGTTGGAAAGACACTCGGGGCTGGCTCTTATTCCGTCGTGAAGGAATGCGTTCATATCGATACCGGTCGATACTATGCTGCCAAGGTTATCAATAAGCGGCTCATGGCGGGACGAGAGCACATG GTTCGCAATGAAATTGCTGTCCTCAAGAAAGTGTCTATGGGCCACCAGAACATCTTGACATTGGTCGACTACTTCGAGACGATGAACAACCTCTATCTAGTTACCGACCTCGCTCTGGGCGGTGAGCTGTTTGACCGAATCTGTCGCAAGGGATCTTACTTTGAATCCGACGCCGCGGACCTTGTGCGCGCGACCCTTTCCGCAGTCGCCTACCTACACGACCACGGCATTGTCCACCGTGACCTCAAGCCAGAAAATCTTCTGTTCCGAACGCCTGAAGACAACGCAGACCTTCTCATCGCTGACTTCGGCCTCTCCCGCATCATGGACGAAGAGAAATTCCACgtcctcaccaccacctgCGGCACACCAGGATACATGGCGCCCGAAATCTTCAAAAAGACTGGCCACGGCAAGCCCGTTGACCTCTGGGCCCTCGGAGTCATCACCTACTTCCTCCTCTGCGGCTACACGCCCTTTGACCGCGACTCCGACTTTGAAGAAATGCAGGCCATCCTCAACGCCGACTACAGCTTCACCCCCATAGAATACTGGCGCGGCGTCTCCAGCCACGCCAAGGACTTTATCCGGCGCTGCCTCACCATCGATCACACCAAGCGCATAACCGCCCACGAAGCCCTGCAGCACCCCTTCGTCGCAGCAGAACAGCCCACAGACGGCGCAGGCGAGAACCTCCTCCCCACCATCAAGAAGAACTTCAACGCCCGCCGCACCCTCCACGCAGCCATCGACACCGTCCGcgccatcaacaagctccGCGAGGCGCAGAACCTCATGGACGGCGCTCGCTCCAAGGAACCCGACCGTGGCGCCAGCCCCCGCAGCCAGGGCAACGGCAACCGCAAAGACGACAGCGGCGTCTCGtttggcaaagaagactCCGGTTACGGCACTCAAATCGATGCAGATGTCGTCATGGGAAATACCCCTGCCGTACCAACTATCAGCAGCGTTCCAGCCTCCCTACAACCAGGTCACCAAGCAAACAAGGTCATTCAAACAAGTAAAGGTCTCTGGAGCGCCGCCACATCAAACAGGTAG